One Capra hircus breed San Clemente chromosome 29, ASM170441v1, whole genome shotgun sequence genomic region harbors:
- the LOC102183216 gene encoding calcium-binding protein 4: protein MAEEQGRGRHGPDLAPGPQKPPVGVLASSSGAEGPPLTRKRSSKKEKGLRGSRKGLSSSGEQTPMQGPEALGSSKNPSRTREGQEGPVPSAPGPAPRRQSHRHRPGPQHDAAQKTYGPLLNRIFGKDRELGPEELDELQAAFEEFDTDHDGYIGYRSLGECMRTLGYMPTEMELIEVSQHVKMRMGGRVDFEEFVEMMGPKLREETAHMLGLRELRIAFREFDRDRDGRITVAELREAAPALLGEPLVGPELDEMLQEVDLNGDGTVDFDEFVMMLSRH from the exons ATGGCCGAAGAGCAGGGGAGGGGGCGCCATGGCCCAGACCTGGCCCCCGGACCACAGAAGCCCCCCGTGGGGGTCCTGGCTTCCAGTAGCGGTGCTGAGGGGCCCCCCTTGACGAGGAAGAGAAGCAgcaagaaggagaaggggctCCGAGGGTCCCGGAAGGGCCTCAGCAGCTCTGGGGAGCAGACCCCCATGCAGGGCCCTGAGGCCCTGGGGAGCAGCAAGAACCCCTCCAGGACCAGAGAAGGGCAGGAGGGGCCCGTCCCCTCGGCCCCTGGGCCGGCCCCTCGTCGCCAGTCCCACCGGCACCGTCCTGGCCCCCAGCACGATGCTGCTCAGAAGACATACGGGCCCCTGCTCAACCGCATCTTCGGGAAG GACCGAGAGTTGGGCCCCGAGGAGCTGGATG AGCTTCAGGCCGCCTTCGAGGAGTTTGACACGGACCACGACGGTTATATCGGCTACCGGAGCCTGGGCGAGTGCATGCGGACGCTGGGCTATATGCCCACTGAGATGGAGCTCATCGAGGTCTCCCAGCACGTCAAGATGCGGA TGGGTGGCCGTGTGGACTTTGAGGAATTCGTGGAGATGATGGGCCCGAAGCTGAGGGAGGAGACGGCGCACATGCTGGGGCTGCGGGAGCTGCGAATTGCCTTCCGAGAG TTTGACAGGGACAGGGATGGGCGGATCACGGTGGCAGAGCTGCGGGAGGCAGCACCGGCTCTCCTGGGGGAGCCACTGGTGGGTCCTGAGTTGGACGAGATGCTCCAAGAAGTGGATCTCAATGGGGACGGCACCGTGGACTTTGACG AGTTCGTGATGATGCTGTCCCGCCACTAA